The segment TAAGTTCGGAGCGCAGGCGGGAATCCAGGCTCCTCATAACTTATTAATCCCGCCTTTGGCGGGACTGGATTCCCGTTTCCACGGGAATGACGAAAATGAGATCTTCTGGATTGTTTACGAATGCATCAAAAACAGCCTCTGCATTTTAAGGCAAGGGATTGGCAACATTGCCAATCCCTTTCTTAACTTAACCGTGTTTATCTGTGAAATCCGTGCCAAAAAAAATTAAACCCCGATAAATTTTTTGACTCCCATGACAGATTCCCTCGACAACCCAGAGCTTCAACTGGCCTTCGACTATGTGCAGTACACCGGTCAGAATGTATTTCTTACCGGGAAGGCCGGCACCGGCAAGACCACCTTTTTACATAACCTGAAAATGCAGTCGCCCAAACGGATGATCGTAGTGGCGCCGACGGGAGTGGCCGCCATTAATGCCGGCGGGGTCACTATCCACTCCTTCTTCCAACTGCCTTTCGGACCCCTTTTGCCTGATATGGAACCTGGGGGCGGCCGGCCTGGCAGCCAATACCGCTTCAACCGGCAAAAGATCGACATCATCCGCAGCCTCGATCTGCTGGTTATCGATGAGATCAGTATGGTCCGGGCCGACCTGCTCGATGGCATCGACGCTGTCCTGCAACGCTTCCGCGGAAACAGCCGTCCTTTTGGAGGAGTGCAACTGTTGATGATCGGTGATCTGCAACAATTGGCGCCGGTGGTCAAAAACGACGAATGGGAGATCCTGCGCGACCATTACCGGACCATGTTTTTTTTCAGCAGCCAGGCCCTGAGTCAGACCCGGTTTGTCAGCATCGAACTGAAGCACATTTACCGGCAAAGCGACTCCCGTTTCATCGACCTGCTGGCCAAAGTCAGGGAAAACCGGATGGCGGAGGCTGACCTGACGGCCTTGAACAAACGGTATAATGCAGCGCTTTCCCGGGAAACTCCTGAAGGCACCATTACCCTGACCACCCACAATTTTCAGGCCCAACAAATCAACGAAACCCGGCTGGCCGCCCTGCCCGGCCGGGAGAAAAAATTCGAAGCCCGGATAGAGGGTGAATTCCCCCCCTACGCCTTTCCAACGGCCTCCGAACTGGTGCTCAAGCCCGGGGCCCAGGTGATGTTCGTCAAAAACGACCCTTCCCCTGAAAAGCTTTTTTTCAACGGTAAAATCGGCCGGCTGAAGGGCATCACCAAAGAGGGGCTGGTGGTCGAGTGTCCCGGAGATCCCGGGCCGATCAGCGTCGAAGAGGCCGAATGGAAAAACATCAAATACACCCTGAATGAAACAACCCGGGAGATTGAAGAAAGCGAATCCGGGAAATTCATCCAGTTCCCCTTAAAGCTGGCCTGGGCGATCACCATTCATAAAAGCCAGGGGCTGACTTTTGACAAGGCCGTCATCGATGCCCGCTCAGCCTTTGCAGACGGCCAGGTCTATGTGGCCCTGAGCCGCTGCCGCACCCTCGAGGGGCTGGTGCTCAGTACCCCCATCGAAAGCCGCAGCATCAAAAGCAGCGCCGTCGTAGGGGAGTTTACCCGGGACATCGAAAAAAACACCCCGGATCAAAGCCAGCTCGATGAGGCCAAACGGGAATACCAGGTGGTTCTCCTGGATGAACTGTTCGACTTTTCGGCCCTCTTGCATTCGCTGGTTGGCTGTTTAAACCTGGCCAACGCCCACAAAAACATATTGACCGGTGCTACCCCCTCATTTTTCGGCCCTATCCTGGAAGCCGTCAAGGCCGAGCTAACCGGGATCGCGGACAAGTTTGCCGTCCAACGGCAGCAAATCACCGGAGAACCCGCTGATCTTGAAACCTGCCGGCCGCTCCAGGAAAGAATAAGCAAGGCGGCGGTCTATTTTACCGGAAAAATAGAATCGCTGGTAGTCAAGCCCCTTTCGACCGTCACGATTGAAACCGACAACCGCGAAGTGCGTAAATCCTTACAAAAAGCCCTCGATACGGCGCTCAAAGAAGGGGCGGTGAAGCTGTACCGCCTCAATGCCTGCAGATCGGGCATCGTCTTCGCCGATTATCTAAAGGTCCGCGCCCTGTCCCTGTTCCAGGAGCCGGCAGCTAAACCGGTGCGTTTGCAAAAAGAAAAGGGGGGAGATGGTGGAACCCTCAGCCACCCGGAACTTTACCAGACCCTCAAACAATGGCGCAAAGGCAAGGCCGAAGAAACCGGCCAGCCGGCCTTCTGGGTGCTCCACAACACGGCCCTGGCCGAAATTTCCGACAGACTGCCGGCCACGAAGGGAGAACTATGCCTCATCAAAGGACTGAAAGGCAAGAAAGGCAAAACCTTCGGGGCGGAAATTTTACAAATGGTGGCCCAATACGGTCTGAAGCACAAACTGCCCCTGTCCCAAACGGTTCAAGGGGATGACAGCGACAGACCTGACGTCCCCAAAAAAGATAAACCAAAAACCAGAGAGGAATCCCTGCGCCTTTTTCTCGAGGGCCGGAGCCCGGCAGAAGTGGCCGAAATACGGGGGCTGGCCTTATCGACCATCGAAGGCCACCTGGCCCATTTCGTCGGCACCGGGGCACTGGACCTCGACCGTCTGGTGGAACCGGGAAAGGCAGCCCGCATCGCCGCCTATTTCCAAAGCAGCCCCGATCCGGGGTTAACCCCGGCCAGAGCGGCTCTGGGCCAGGACGTATCTTATGGTGAACTGCGCTTTGTCTTGAAGGATCTTGAACGGAACGGGAAAATTAAGACCAGCGCCTATTGACGAAGGGGATCGACTCCGGAGCATCCACCCAAGATCGTCGTGGCCTGGAAAACCACATTTGAATTGCAGGACCCAAAGGAGCAGGGCAAATAACCCATACAAGACCAAC is part of the Deltaproteobacteria bacterium genome and harbors:
- a CDS encoding helix-turn-helix domain-containing protein, encoding MTDSLDNPELQLAFDYVQYTGQNVFLTGKAGTGKTTFLHNLKMQSPKRMIVVAPTGVAAINAGGVTIHSFFQLPFGPLLPDMEPGGGRPGSQYRFNRQKIDIIRSLDLLVIDEISMVRADLLDGIDAVLQRFRGNSRPFGGVQLLMIGDLQQLAPVVKNDEWEILRDHYRTMFFFSSQALSQTRFVSIELKHIYRQSDSRFIDLLAKVRENRMAEADLTALNKRYNAALSRETPEGTITLTTHNFQAQQINETRLAALPGREKKFEARIEGEFPPYAFPTASELVLKPGAQVMFVKNDPSPEKLFFNGKIGRLKGITKEGLVVECPGDPGPISVEEAEWKNIKYTLNETTREIEESESGKFIQFPLKLAWAITIHKSQGLTFDKAVIDARSAFADGQVYVALSRCRTLEGLVLSTPIESRSIKSSAVVGEFTRDIEKNTPDQSQLDEAKREYQVVLLDELFDFSALLHSLVGCLNLANAHKNILTGATPSFFGPILEAVKAELTGIADKFAVQRQQITGEPADLETCRPLQERISKAAVYFTGKIESLVVKPLSTVTIETDNREVRKSLQKALDTALKEGAVKLYRLNACRSGIVFADYLKVRALSLFQEPAAKPVRLQKEKGGDGGTLSHPELYQTLKQWRKGKAEETGQPAFWVLHNTALAEISDRLPATKGELCLIKGLKGKKGKTFGAEILQMVAQYGLKHKLPLSQTVQGDDSDRPDVPKKDKPKTREESLRLFLEGRSPAEVAEIRGLALSTIEGHLAHFVGTGALDLDRLVEPGKAARIAAYFQSSPDPGLTPARAALGQDVSYGELRFVLKDLERNGKIKTSAY